In Leptolyngbya sp. O-77, the genomic window GTCAAGGTCTGAGCGCATCGTCCAGAAATTCAAAGCCCAGAAATTCAAAGCCCAGAAACTCAAAAACAACCTCAGGCTGCCCCACCCGAAACCCGCGCTAGCGAAACATGCCCGTCCGACGGCTTAATTTGGAACTTTGCGAGATTCGCCAATTCTTGAAGCTGGCTAACCGCCTCTGCGCCTTCAAGCTTCATTAGCTCGCGATCGTCGCGCATCTCTGTCCAGGTAATGCCATAGTCTGACACCAAAAAGCGGATTAGGTGGTTCTCACCCAGACTCACCATAAAGGACGCGCTGTTCATCTGACCACCGCAGGTATAGCAAGACGCAAGGTAACCCTGGCGCTCCAGCACAATGGCCAATGCCTGGAGATCCATTACCAAGTCATGAACAAACCGACGGTGCTGTTCTGCAAGTCGCAAAAACATCTTCGACCTCCAATCACCACACTCTATAACATCACATTCGACTATTCTAGGTTGTCGTAACCTTCTTTTAGGTATTTGTAGCTATTCGAGACACAACCGCCTCGCCCTAAATATTAAAACATTCTTACGAAAAAGGAGTTTGTAGCGAAAGTATGAAGCGAAGCTGAAAATCCCGACTTGCCTGACTTTTAGGACGCTAGCTCAGTTCTAAAGTCCTATGGGTATCTCCGGTCACATTCGGCATGATCATCAGTAAATTTCTATGAATGATCAAACAACCCTCGGTGAAAAAGTATGCTCCCTCAATCGGATCGCCGCAGATACCCCTGAACAGTCCTAATCTATATCCTCTTCTATATCCCTTCGGAAGCCAGCTTATGCAGGATCGGAATCAGTCAACCTCGACTTCAGCCACTCCTCTATGGCTGTCTACAGTTTGATCCAGAGCGATTCCGTAAACTTGCACTGCTCACAACCACATCTTTATCCCAACTTCGTAAAGCGCTTAACAGATAAGACTCCGTAGCCCCCAGTAGGGTAGCCCCAAGTAGGCAGGAAGCAAGACGCGGACAACTCAATCTTTCACTAGATCGGAATCTGAGCTAGATGGGAACACCAGCCTTGAAAAGATAAAAGGGTAAAAGTCAGGAATCCTGAGACATGAAGATCTCATAACCCCGCAGGAGAGTGATCCCCAAACGCCTGACGCTTGCTCTGTAGTGCCTGTATCTGTGGTGTCTGGAACCTGCCAGAACCTTGCCCAATCAATTTTGTTGCAATCCTGTTGAGCTATGTAGCTTGACTCCTCGGAGCATAACTCTCAAACACATTCTAGTTCGGGATCTTTAAAGTGGGAAGAAGATGGGAAGTTTAATCAGGATTCGATGATGAAAGCTGTTGGCGTGATCCCCATGTTCGAGCAATCGCCCAAATGGCTCCAGCGCTTGCTCTCAGGGCAGCCAGGGATATTGACGAAAATCGGGCGATCGCTTTTCCAGAAACGCCTGCTTGCCCTCGCTACCTTCTTCTGTCATGTAATAGAGCAGCGTTGCGTTGCCTGCTAGCTCTTGCAGCCCCGCCTGTCCATCACAATCGGCATTGAAAGCAGACTTCAGGCAGCGGATGGCGATTGGGCTTTTCTCCAGAATCTCCTGCGCCCAAGCGATCCCCTCGGCTTCCAACTGCTCCACAGGCACAACACAGTTGACGAGCCCCATATCGAGGGCCTGCTGGGCGGTGTACTGGCGGCAGAGATACCAGATTTCTCTCGCTTTCTTTTGTCCAACAATACGGGCCAGATAGCTAGCACCAAAGCCCCCGTCAAAACTGCCAACCTTGGGCCCAGTTTGCCCAAAAATGGCGTTGTCTGCGGCAATGGTGAGGTCGCAAACAACATGAAGGACATGACCGCCCCCAATCGCATAGCCTGCCACTAGCGCAATCACCACCTTAGGCATCGTGCGGATCAGTCGCTGCAAGTCTAGGACGTTCAGCCGGGGCGTGCCGCCTTGATCTAAATAGCCGCCCTGACCGCGCACGCTCTGATCCCCGCCCGCGCAAAAAGCGTATTTCCCGTCCGTATGGGGGCCTGCTCCGGTCAACAGCACCACCCCAATCCGGGGATCTTCGCGGGCATTGCTAAAGGCATCGTACAGTTCGGCAACCGTCTCCGGACGAAAGGCATTGCGCTTGTGGGGGCGGTTGATCGTGATTTTGGCGATGCCATCTGCCTTGTGATAGAGGATATCTTCGTAGCTTTTTGCAGTCTGCCAGTCCGCGTGCATGGTAGGGATCGATGCCAGAAAAAAGTGAGTGGGTAAGTTAGCGAGAACGCCAGCACAGGAAATTTAAGAGAAAGCAAGCAACTGTGCAAGAAACATGGGTGGGCGATCGCCCTACGAGCCTACCACGTTGCGCGATCTCGCAGTTTACCAATCCCAGCCCCACCCCAGAACCCCCTTACCCCCTACAATTTTCGCTCTTCGTTCTTCGCTCTTCGCTCTTCGTTCTTCGTTTTTCATTTTTATGGCCTACAAAGCACGTAAATTCCCCAGTAGGGCGATCGCATTGTTGCCAGAATTCCGTAATCCCACGCGAATCCTTCGATTAGGCAGGGGGCAATCTGAGGGCAGAGCAGCAGAGGGCGATCGCAGTGTGCCCATCAACCTCTAGCCGTAGCTTAGAAAGCTCGTAAATTATTCACACTGCAATGTCTACAGCACTACCCCAACTTCATCAATAAAGCGTTAGGTTGGTTGCAGTAGCGGCTCTCTACAGCTTGTAGAAAAGGTTAACAGTTTCTTATCCGCTACTTTTGCTGCCTTCTCGCGGTTTACTTAGCGGTTTACTTACCGGATTAACGCAAACTTAGCGCAAAGTCCTTCTCTCACCGTCACATCCCTCCATTGCAGGGCGAGGTATTGACATGAATTGGTCTCATTACAGAACCCCGGATCTGGCGCTCTCTAGCTGGACATGGCTTCCTAACGACGCTGCAACCAGTCAGTTCCATCCAGCCACCGAGCCACCAACTACCCTCTACAGAACAGCATTCGTCTCACCGTCGCTGCGTCCCCAGTGTGGGCCATTGCAACCCCTACGCCAATGGCTCAACAACATTGAAATTTCAAGCGAAGCCCAAGCCCATCGGATCTGTCAGGCGATCCCTGCCCGGTGTCCCTTCGAGCGAGAGGTGCGGGTCTTTGGTAAAACGATTCTCCGGATTCCGCCGCTGTGCAAGCTCAATCCCGTCTATGAAGAGGTTGTAGCGCTTCGGTTTCGGGCAATGTGCTACCTGGCAGATGAATGCGGGGTGGACGTAACGCCTTATTGCTAATCAGCATCCGAGTCGAGTTAGCAGTGTCCCAAAAGTGTCAAAGTATGGTTTCAGCGCTTTATGGATCTGCGGCGTGGGATCAAGCAGAGTGATGCTATGGTTCTACCGACTCTGCGGAGGTGGCTGTTGCCGGAAGCTCCAGGCAGTAGCCTGCGCCGTAAACCGTTTTGATATAGCGCGGATGGCGGGGATCAGGCTCTAGCTTGGTTCGTAGATGCCGCACATGAACCCGAATCGTCTCAATATCGTCGTCGGGATCGTAACCCCAGACTTCCTTCAGGATTTCGCTGGGGGAAACCGTCTGCCCATGCCGTTGCAGCAGGCAGTGCAGTAGCTCGAATTCCAAATGCGTTAGCTTCACGGTCTGGTCAAACCAGATTGCTTCTAACCGCTCTGGCACCAGCGTCAGCGGGCCATAGTTCAGAATTTCCGTATGCTTTGCCGCCTGGGGAATGCGGTCAGTGCGGCGAAGGAGGGCGCGGACTCTCGCTAGCATTTCCTCTACCTCAAAGGGCTTAGTGAGGTAGTCGTCTGCGCCTGCATTGAAACCTTCCACCTTGTCCTGGGTCTGGCTGAGGGCGGTGAGCATGAGCACAGGAATGTCGGCTGTGCGCTCGTCTCGCCGGAGCCGCTGGCACACGGTAAAGCCGTCTACTTTGGGCAACATCAGGTCGAGCATGATCAGGTCGGGCAGCAGTTGCAGTGCCAACGCCTGGCCTTTGACCCCGTCTGCGGCCTGGCTCACGTCATATCCAGCCATTTCTAGATTGACGGCTACTAGCTCTGAGATGGAAACGTCGTCGTCGATTACAAGTATCCGAGGCATCATTAAAAACTGGGTTTAACGTTTAGAAATTCTATGGAATCTATTGTTTTTATAACGGATTAATAACAAAAGCTACAGAGCCGTTCAAACATTTGTAGAACTTAAACAGAATATACGAGAAATTCTAAATTTTTTCTGCCCAAAATGCACTCTCCTGGCTGGAGGCTGAATCAGGAGCCTGCGAGCTGAGGCAAGAGATGGTCCGGTAAGAGTGGGTTGAAGAACCAGAGCGGGTATTGCTCAGACCTTGGGCGATCGCCCTCTATCTGCCTTCTGGCCTTATGAACTAACTTTTGAACTAACTTTGCGTCGCGGATTTTGCGCCGAAATCCTTGTATCGCCTGTCGCCAGAGATTTTTTCGATTAGCCCGACAACTCCGCCCGTAGCGCGTAGTCGCGGAATCGGTTGAGATCGGCTTGCAGCGTCGATTCCACCAGGCGACCCAGAAAAAGATTGTCCATCACTTTGCCCAAAATACCGGGGATCGCGTAGGACACCGTGAGCTTTACCACGCTGCGATCGCCCCGATCGTAAAACCGGATTGCGCCCCGGTTGGGCAGTCCGTCCACCGATTCCCACTGCATGATCTGGTGTTGCACCAGCTTGGTGATGCGCGACTGCCAGCTAAACTCGAACCCGCTAGAAGCCAGTTTCCAGCGCGACAGGTCGGGGTGATCGGGCTGAATCGTCACCGAGTCGATCCACTTCATCCACTTGGGCATTTGCTCCAGGTCAGACCAGAGTCCCCACACCCGCTCGATGGGCGCTTCGACTTCGACTTGAACGGTGTGATCTAACCAGTCGGCCATGATGGGAAAATGAGAAACTGCGATCGGTTGGGGCTACTGCTTTACTGTACAAAGTTTCCGGGGAAGAGGGAAGGAGGAAGAGGGAAGAGGGAAGAACGAAGAAGGAAGAAGGAAGAGGGAAGAGGGGAGAGGCTTTAAATCGGCAGGTATGACGATATTGGCGATTGACGGGAATGGAGGAAGGGGACAAGTTCGCGTTTGTTGAGGCGTTTTTGGAGGGGCGATCGCGCCAGCAAACGAGGCGATCGCTCCAAGGGGTTGTGCCGCTCGATGCCGTCCATGTGCAAAAGCAGGGCAAGACCTTGGTGAACTTTAGCGCTAATGACTATTTGGGATTGTCCAAACACCCCGCGCTGATTGCTGCCGCCCAGGACTATACGCAGCGCTACGGCACGGGCGCAACTGCATCGCGGCTGGTGACAGGCAGTTTCGACATTCACCAGCAGCTAGAGGCGGCGTTGGCGGCGGCCTGCGGGCGCGAAGCGTCGCTATTGTTCAATTCTGGGTTTCAGGCAAATGTAACGGTCTTGGGGGCGCTGCTCGATCGACATGCGCTGGTTCTGTGCGATCGCCTAGTTCACAGCAGCTTGCTCAACGGCGCACTGGCCAGCCGCGCCACGCTAACCCGCTATCGGCACAATGACCACGAGCATCTGGAATCGCTGCTGCGACAGGCGGTGAATCAGCGCTACAGTCGTGTCGTGATCGTGTCGGAAACGGTGTTCAGCATGGATGGTGATCGCGCGGATGTCGATCGGCTTGTTCACCTGGCGCAGACCTACGGCGCGATTTTGTATCTGGACGAGGCCCACGCGATCGGGGTGCTAGGCACGGGGGGAATGGGGTTGGCGATGGGCAATCGTGGTGTGGATCTGGCGATGGGCACGCTGGGCAAAGCCTTTGGTGCGTTTGGTGCGTTCCTGGTTTGCTCGGCGCGACTGCGGGACTATTTGATCAACGCTTGCCCCGGCTTTATTTACACCACAGCGCTTCCCCCCAGTGTGATTGGGGCGATCGCCGCTGCGCTGGAACTGATGCCCAGTCTGGAGGGCGATCGCCAGCGGTTGACCCGTCACGCAGAGACGTTGCGAACCCAGCTTCGGGCGGCAGGATTCGACACTGGGTCATCCTCCACGCACATTATTCCTATCATGCTGGGCGAGGCGGAACGGGCGCTGTACCTAGCTCAATGGCTAGAATCTCAGGGCATCCTTGCCGCGGCCATCCGCCCACCGACGGTTCCCCAAGGCACGGCGCGGCTGCGGCTCGCACTCTCTAGCCAGCACACCAGCCAGCATTTAGGATCATTAATTGGCGCGTTGAGGAACGGGCATGAGCAGCGGCATTGAGGCGATTGCCTATCACGGCTGGGGGTTTGACGCAGACCTGTGGCAGCTGTGGGCGGCGGCGTTGAAAACTGCGGGCGTTGAGGTGCAACTATTCGACCGGGGCTATTTTGGCTTGCCCAATCAGCCCGGTTTTAGCCAACAGCCTTCCCGTAAAGTGATTCTGGCTCATTCCTATGGGCTTCATCTCTGTCCAGTAGAGCAGATGCATCAGGCCGATCTAGTGCTGGTCTTCAGCGGATTTTCGTCGTTTCATCCGCTGTCGGGGCGATCGCGCGATCGCTCAAAAAGCATTCTCCAAATCATGATTCAGCAGTTTGAAAAAACACCGAGCCTAGTCTTGCAAAACTTCTACAAAAAGTGTTTCTCACCTGTCGAGGTTGATCCAGCCTGGCGTGAACCTTCTGAAAGTTTTCGGGTTCGCGAAAATCGGCTCAATTCTGCCCTCTTGCTGCAAGATTTACAACTGTTAGATGAGTCGATTCAGAATCTCGACCACTTGCCGCAAACGGCTCATGCCATTGCCTTTCATGGTCAGAGCGATCGCATTGTTCCATTTCCAGATACCCCTGAGCAAGCCACGCATCTGCTGGCGAGGGCTGAGTTTATCTCGATTCCCGATGCTGGACATCTACTGCATTTGACGCATTTTGAGCGCTGCTGGGAACGGGCGATCGCCGCTATTCATTCTCTACCTCCCGCATGATTTTAGAAAACGGCGCTAATGCTTTGGAGAGAACCCATGCAAAATGTCGAATTGAGGAAGCCTTTGGACAAGCTGCAACGCAATATGATCAGGGCAGCTTTGGTGCAAAAAAAAATGCGCGGGCCCGGTTACTAGAGGAACTCGATCGGGTGTGCCCTGAACTGCCCTCTGGAAAAGTGATTGAGATTGGCTGCGGTACGGGTTTTGTGACTCAAGGATTAGTAAAGAAGATGGGCGATCGCCCTCTGGAAATCACTGACTTATCCCAGTCAATGCTCGCCGTTTGCCAGCAGCAAGTTTCTCAGACCAGCCATTCTTCTGAAATGACCTTCAGAACCCTTGACGGTGAACTTTGGCAACCCATTTCTAGGAGCTATGCGTTGATTATTAGCAGCTTCGTTGTGCAGTGGTTTGAGCAGCTTGAGCCTGCGCTAGATCGCTGGATTTCTGCTCTCAAACCGGGCGGCAAAATTCTCATCTCGTTCCCAACCTGTCACAGTTTTCCAGAGTGGAAAGCAGCCTGTCGAAGCCTGGACTTGTCCTTTACCGGAAATCTCCTGCCTGATCCAGGGGCGATCGCCCAATTCCTCGCATCTCGGCCTGTTCAAACTCAATACTGGCAACAATCCATCGGCATTTCCTTCGCGTCTTCACGTGACTTCTTCCGCAGCTTAAAGCAAATTGGTGCGGGAACTAGCCTTTCCAAAACCAGGCTTTCCATTTCAGACTTTAAACAGTTGGTTGGCGCACTCGATGAATTTGCAAGTCTTTCCGAAGGGATTCACTATGACGTAGCCTATTTCACTATTTCTCGCAATAAAATTTAACCAAAGATGCCGATTCACTCGTTCATGTTTCCAGAAAAATTCTTCATTACAGGAACCGATACTAACGTAGGAAAAACGGTCGTCTCTGCCTTGCTAACCCTTGGGCTGAATGCGTCCTATTGGAAGCCGATTCAGTCGGGGCTTGATCCGATCAGCGATACGGATTACGTGCGGAAAGTCACTGGTTTAGATGACTCCCATTTCCTGCCAGAAAGGTTCACGTTAACGCAGCCCCTCTCTCCCCATGCCGCCGCTGAGATTGATGGTGTTCAGATCCATCTTTCCGATTTTCAGCTACCCTCTCAACTGCCATATAAACCTCTCATTATTGAAGGAGCAGGCGGGCTAATGGTGCCGCTCAATGAAGAGGATTTTGTGATTGATTTAATCCGACAGTTTCAGCTTCCGGTTTGTCTCGTGACTCGCAGCACGTTGGGCACGATTAACCATACCCTGCTGTCGCTGTCTCAACTGCGGCGGATGGAAATTCCGATTTTGGGTGTGATTGTGAACGGCCCCAAAAATGAGGGAAATCGAGCAGCGATCGCCCACTACGGCAACGTGCCCATTCTTGCAGAACTGGAGCCATTAGCCGAAGTCAATCCCGCTACACTCAAGCAAGTATTTGATCAGCTTTTCCGAGCTTAAATACCTTCTTAAAACCATGCATCCTCACATTTGGTATCCATTCACCCAAGCGAAAGTGGCGCTTGAACCTCTAAAAGTAAAATCTGCTCAAGGCGTTTGGCTGGAGTTAGAAACTGGGCACAAAATGATTGACTGCATCTCCAGCTGGTGGGTCAACACTTACGGACATTGCCATCCCAAAATTGCTGAGGCAATCTATCAGCAGGCGCAGCAGCTCGAGCAAGTCATTTTTGCTGGATTTACCCATGACCCCGCAGAGCAACTGGCGGAGAAACTAGTCGAAAAGCTGGGCGCTCCGTTTAATCGGGTCTTCTTTTCTGACAATGGCTCAACGGCGGTCGAAGTCGGGCTAAAGATAGCGTATCAATACTGGGTGAATCAGGGGCAGGCAAGAAGCACATTTCTAGCATTTGACGGAGCCTATCATGGGGACACCTTTGGCGCGATGTCAGTGGGTGCGCGTTCCTTATTTTCGGCGGTATTTTCCAACTTGCTATTTAACGTGGAGTTTGTTCCATTTCCCTCAACCCATTGGGGCGATCGCACGGCTGAAGAAACAGAAGCAAAGGTTCTTTCAATCCTTGAGAAAGTGCTAGATGAACGGGGCGATCGCATCGCAGGAATAATTATTGAACCGCTAGTGCAGGGGGCGGGTGGAATGCGGATGTGTAGACCCCAGTTCTTGCAGAAGCTGAGGGCGATCGCCCAGTCTTTTAACACGCTGCTGATTTTTGATGAAGTGATGACGGGCTTTGGGCGCACGGGGGACTGGTTTGCCTGTCATAAAGCAGGCGTTTCGCCTGATATTCTCTGCCTTTCTAAAGGAATTACGGGCGGCTTTTTGCCGTTTGCTGTAACAGTCTGCTCAGAAGAAATTTACCACGCATTCTATGATGACGAGCCGCTGAAAACGCTGTATCACGGACATAGCTATACAGCCAACCCGCTGGGCTGTGCGGCGGCGCTGGCAGGGCTAGAGCTAATGACTGAATATGAGCCACAGTTTCGCAGTATGGAAGCAAAACATTATGCACAGTTGGCTCAGTTGAAAGACCATCCTGCTGTTGAAAAATTGCGCGTTACGGGTACGATTGCAGCGATGGATCTGGTGACCCAAGAACGATCGGGATACCTCAACACAATTTCGCTGGAAATTCGTCAGCGGGCGATCGCCAAAGGTCTTCTGCTACGTCCACTTGGAAACGTTCTGTATATTTTGCCGCCCTACTGTATCCGTGACGCAGAGTTGTCCCAAATCTATCAGGGAATTGAAGAAATCTTGACGGATTTGTCCAAAGATTTTCTAATTTGAAGTCACCTGAAGATTCAGGCTTCACGCCCAATTTTCAGCACCCACAATTAGATTCCTGAAAACTTCTACCCGCCAGAGAGTCACCCGCTAGGGATATGATGAGAACCTGCCCTGATGTTTGCATCAAGACCTATGGTTGCGTCTTCTATTCCTGCACTGCGCTACGACTGGACGGCTGAAGAAGTCCTCGATTTGCTGCAACAGCCACTCATGGATCTGGTGCATCGCGCCCAAACGATTCACCGCCAGTTCAATCCCCCGAACCAGATTCAATTGGCGACACTGCTGAGCGTGAAGACGGGCGGATGTTCGGAAGACTGCGCCTACTGCCCACAATCGGCCCATTACCGCACCACCGTTGAACCACAGCCAATTCACCCGGTAGAAGTAGTGCTGGCGGCGGCCGAACGGGCAAAGGCGGCGGGTGCGTCGCGCTTTTGTATGGGCTGGGCGTGGCGTGAAATCCGGGATGGCAAAGCGTTTGATCAAATGCTGGAGATGGTGCGGGGCGTGCGATCGCTCGGCATGGAGGCCTGCGTGACAGCGGGAATGCTGACCGACACCCAGGCGGAAAAGCTGGCTGCGGCGGGGCTGACTGCCTATAACCACAACCTCGACACCAGCCCCGAATTTTATGGGCAGATCATCACCACGCGCACCTATGGCGATCGCCTGCAAACGCTGGAACGGGTTCGGCAGGCGGGCATTTCCGTCTGCTGCGGCGGCATCATCGGCATGGGCGAGGGGCTGAGCGATCGCGCCCGGATGCTGAGTATCTTGGCCAGCCTGAATCCGCATCCCGAAAGCGTACCCATCAACGCGCTGGTGGCTGTGGCGGGCACGGCGCTAGAAGCTCAACCGCCCATCGACCCGCTGGAACTGGTGCGGATGTGCGCCGCTGCCCGTATCGCCATGCCTAGGGCAAGGGTGCGCCTTAGTGCGGGACGCAGCCAACTGAGCCGCGAAGCACAGGTTCTATGCTTTTTGGCGGGGGCAAACTCGATATTTTATGGCGATACGCTGCTGACGACGGGCAATCCTGCAGAAGAGCGCGATCGCCAGCTGCTGGCCGACATTGGCGCAGAGCCGCTGGTATCTTGCCTAGAAACCACCCCAAAAAATAGCGTGAAAAAATAGCGCGGGCAAGAAGCCTACGCTATTGAAGAATTCAGAAGAGTTTCAACTGTAGCGGCTGCCTACTCTTCCATTTCTTCCATGCGGGCAATTTGCGTAGGCATTTGCGGTAGCCCCTGGGCAGTTTGCTGACCGCTGTACATGGCTCGCAGCACTAGTGCCGGGTCTACCCAGTTGCTGTCATACTTCAAACCCCAGTGCAGGTGGGGCCCGGTGGTGCGACCCGTCATGCCGACGCGACCTACTCGCTGGCCGGCGTAAACCGTCTGCCCCTCGTAAATTTGGATGCCGCCTGCGCGATCGAGCATAGAGCGGCGACCCCCTGTGCGATCGACCCGCCCCTCCATGTGGCAGTAAATGCTGAGCCAGCGTCCGGCCTCCACCACGACTGAAGTGCCGCAGTTCGAGTCATCCGTCACTTCGACCACCACGCCTGTCGTCCAGGTGCGGATGTAGCTGCCCTGGGGTGCGGCCATATCCAGACCATAGTGAAACTCGTTGTAGTTGTAGCCTTCGATGGAGCGACGATAGCCAAAGGGCGAGGTGTACGCCTGGAATTGCTCTAGCGGAAAGGAAACATTGCTCCACTCGTTGCGGGCGACCACCTGGGCAACGTCAACTGAGGAAATGTTCTGAGCCTGAGCGCCAGGTTCGCCTACGCTGATCGCTGTGGGGTTGGCGCTGGGTCTCGTGGGCTGGATCGTTCCCGTAGCGTTGGGGTTGAGCGTTGGGGTTGAGGTCGTGGAAGCAGGCTGGGGCGATCGCCGCAGTCTGGGAAAAATTGACCGAGTTGAGTCCGCAGGAGCTAGGTCACGGGTAGAAGGGTCGGTCACTTGGGGCATGAAGCGGTCGGCAGGTACAGCACCGGGCGTAGTGCGGATTGCGTTCTGGGTTGCTAAGGCATTGAGAGAGCGAGCTTCGCTCATTTTTTGATGGGCTTCTACTACGACGAGCAGAGAGAGGGCAATGCCAGCAGTTAGCAGAAATTTTCCTAAGTTGTTTGAAACTTCTCTCATGACGGAAATAGGTACAAGTCCAGTTCGGTTTCCTATGCCTTACAACCGCCAACATCGTACATCAGAATAAAACCGCTGAATTAAGAATTTTCTATCAAATCGTCATCCCCCATGTGGGTAATTGATGAAGACTGATAGGGTGAAAAATAGTTGTTTAGGAGGTTATTTGTTTAGGAGGTTATTTGTTTAGGAGGTTATTTGGGGCATTTGGCAACCTTCAGGATTCCCGGTTTGCACCTAAAACTGC contains:
- a CDS encoding DUF1815 family protein, which codes for MFLRLAEQHRRFVHDLVMDLQALAIVLERQGYLASCYTCGGQMNSASFMVSLGENHLIRFLVSDYGITWTEMRDDRELMKLEGAEAVSQLQELANLAKFQIKPSDGHVSLARVSGGAA
- the menB gene encoding 1,4-dihydroxy-2-naphthoyl-CoA synthase → MHADWQTAKSYEDILYHKADGIAKITINRPHKRNAFRPETVAELYDAFSNAREDPRIGVVLLTGAGPHTDGKYAFCAGGDQSVRGQGGYLDQGGTPRLNVLDLQRLIRTMPKVVIALVAGYAIGGGHVLHVVCDLTIAADNAIFGQTGPKVGSFDGGFGASYLARIVGQKKAREIWYLCRQYTAQQALDMGLVNCVVPVEQLEAEGIAWAQEILEKSPIAIRCLKSAFNADCDGQAGLQELAGNATLLYYMTEEGSEGKQAFLEKRSPDFRQYPWLP
- a CDS encoding Mo-dependent nitrogenase C-terminal domain-containing protein, which produces MNWSHYRTPDLALSSWTWLPNDAATSQFHPATEPPTTLYRTAFVSPSLRPQCGPLQPLRQWLNNIEISSEAQAHRICQAIPARCPFEREVRVFGKTILRIPPLCKLNPVYEEVVALRFRAMCYLADECGVDVTPYC
- a CDS encoding response regulator transcription factor gives rise to the protein MPRILVIDDDVSISELVAVNLEMAGYDVSQAADGVKGQALALQLLPDLIMLDLMLPKVDGFTVCQRLRRDERTADIPVLMLTALSQTQDKVEGFNAGADDYLTKPFEVEEMLARVRALLRRTDRIPQAAKHTEILNYGPLTLVPERLEAIWFDQTVKLTHLEFELLHCLLQRHGQTVSPSEILKEVWGYDPDDDIETIRVHVRHLRTKLEPDPRHPRYIKTVYGAGYCLELPATATSAESVEP
- a CDS encoding SRPBCC family protein, which translates into the protein MADWLDHTVQVEVEAPIERVWGLWSDLEQMPKWMKWIDSVTIQPDHPDLSRWKLASSGFEFSWQSRITKLVQHQIMQWESVDGLPNRGAIRFYDRGDRSVVKLTVSYAIPGILGKVMDNLFLGRLVESTLQADLNRFRDYALRAELSG
- a CDS encoding aminotransferase class I/II-fold pyridoxal phosphate-dependent enzyme → MEEGDKFAFVEAFLEGRSRQQTRRSLQGVVPLDAVHVQKQGKTLVNFSANDYLGLSKHPALIAAAQDYTQRYGTGATASRLVTGSFDIHQQLEAALAAACGREASLLFNSGFQANVTVLGALLDRHALVLCDRLVHSSLLNGALASRATLTRYRHNDHEHLESLLRQAVNQRYSRVVIVSETVFSMDGDRADVDRLVHLAQTYGAILYLDEAHAIGVLGTGGMGLAMGNRGVDLAMGTLGKAFGAFGAFLVCSARLRDYLINACPGFIYTTALPPSVIGAIAAALELMPSLEGDRQRLTRHAETLRTQLRAAGFDTGSSSTHIIPIMLGEAERALYLAQWLESQGILAAAIRPPTVPQGTARLRLALSSQHTSQHLGSLIGALRNGHEQRH
- a CDS encoding alpha/beta fold hydrolase yields the protein MSSGIEAIAYHGWGFDADLWQLWAAALKTAGVEVQLFDRGYFGLPNQPGFSQQPSRKVILAHSYGLHLCPVEQMHQADLVLVFSGFSSFHPLSGRSRDRSKSILQIMIQQFEKTPSLVLQNFYKKCFSPVEVDPAWREPSESFRVRENRLNSALLLQDLQLLDESIQNLDHLPQTAHAIAFHGQSDRIVPFPDTPEQATHLLARAEFISIPDAGHLLHLTHFERCWERAIAAIHSLPPA
- a CDS encoding methyltransferase domain-containing protein, which codes for MERTHAKCRIEEAFGQAATQYDQGSFGAKKNARARLLEELDRVCPELPSGKVIEIGCGTGFVTQGLVKKMGDRPLEITDLSQSMLAVCQQQVSQTSHSSEMTFRTLDGELWQPISRSYALIISSFVVQWFEQLEPALDRWISALKPGGKILISFPTCHSFPEWKAACRSLDLSFTGNLLPDPGAIAQFLASRPVQTQYWQQSIGISFASSRDFFRSLKQIGAGTSLSKTRLSISDFKQLVGALDEFASLSEGIHYDVAYFTISRNKI
- the bioD gene encoding dethiobiotin synthase — protein: MFPEKFFITGTDTNVGKTVVSALLTLGLNASYWKPIQSGLDPISDTDYVRKVTGLDDSHFLPERFTLTQPLSPHAAAEIDGVQIHLSDFQLPSQLPYKPLIIEGAGGLMVPLNEEDFVIDLIRQFQLPVCLVTRSTLGTINHTLLSLSQLRRMEIPILGVIVNGPKNEGNRAAIAHYGNVPILAELEPLAEVNPATLKQVFDQLFRA
- the bioA gene encoding adenosylmethionine--8-amino-7-oxononanoate transaminase, whose product is MALEPLKVKSAQGVWLELETGHKMIDCISSWWVNTYGHCHPKIAEAIYQQAQQLEQVIFAGFTHDPAEQLAEKLVEKLGAPFNRVFFSDNGSTAVEVGLKIAYQYWVNQGQARSTFLAFDGAYHGDTFGAMSVGARSLFSAVFSNLLFNVEFVPFPSTHWGDRTAEETEAKVLSILEKVLDERGDRIAGIIIEPLVQGAGGMRMCRPQFLQKLRAIAQSFNTLLIFDEVMTGFGRTGDWFACHKAGVSPDILCLSKGITGGFLPFAVTVCSEEIYHAFYDDEPLKTLYHGHSYTANPLGCAAALAGLELMTEYEPQFRSMEAKHYAQLAQLKDHPAVEKLRVTGTIAAMDLVTQERSGYLNTISLEIRQRAIAKGLLLRPLGNVLYILPPYCIRDAELSQIYQGIEEILTDLSKDFLI
- the bioB gene encoding biotin synthase BioB; translation: MVASSIPALRYDWTAEEVLDLLQQPLMDLVHRAQTIHRQFNPPNQIQLATLLSVKTGGCSEDCAYCPQSAHYRTTVEPQPIHPVEVVLAAAERAKAAGASRFCMGWAWREIRDGKAFDQMLEMVRGVRSLGMEACVTAGMLTDTQAEKLAAAGLTAYNHNLDTSPEFYGQIITTRTYGDRLQTLERVRQAGISVCCGGIIGMGEGLSDRARMLSILASLNPHPESVPINALVAVAGTALEAQPPIDPLELVRMCAAARIAMPRARVRLSAGRSQLSREAQVLCFLAGANSIFYGDTLLTTGNPAEERDRQLLADIGAEPLVSCLETTPKNSVKK
- a CDS encoding M23 family metallopeptidase, whose amino-acid sequence is MREVSNNLGKFLLTAGIALSLLVVVEAHQKMSEARSLNALATQNAIRTTPGAVPADRFMPQVTDPSTRDLAPADSTRSIFPRLRRSPQPASTTSTPTLNPNATGTIQPTRPSANPTAISVGEPGAQAQNISSVDVAQVVARNEWSNVSFPLEQFQAYTSPFGYRRSIEGYNYNEFHYGLDMAAPQGSYIRTWTTGVVVEVTDDSNCGTSVVVEAGRWLSIYCHMEGRVDRTGGRRSMLDRAGGIQIYEGQTVYAGQRVGRVGMTGRTTGPHLHWGLKYDSNWVDPALVLRAMYSGQQTAQGLPQMPTQIARMEEMEE